From Cryptococcus neoformans var. neoformans B-3501A chromosome 6, whole genome shotgun sequence, the proteins below share one genomic window:
- a CDS encoding hypothetical protein (HMMPfam hit to ATP11, ATP11 protein, score: 72.5, E(): 1.1e-18), with translation MAYRTLTRSLPRSLVTPIRFPFRSLSTTLRRSDILSDLEEKLHPRELVERKKKLMEEKYADKLRKAAEKEGVQDIEELKKKVLQPKLDAAKEAARLAEEKIKAEKQLKEDPVEKKVVAERKKKLEKKEVSQAEGDKSGIKPLSSIINLPLIHLTPHDTNAISQIWNAYHTSHPTLSNSFLSASLPASTYASMLALAKQNPFFVIPLPRLSEAPVEAANHPEMKTDEYEMFYLQWLFHPTPTASSPPSSEPNPEPLPLTTSAIFTPLEEFKKSGEWAQPYLVLTHYPDLAQTHSLVLMRGEISPASASGPPGSLANPGFLLSQQQAQLLALALQRFYCTDIPVPGESVKQKDERLKRQDALRGFRERPEEWNWTGLVEMAYGGLV, from the exons ATGGCATATAGAACACTTACCCGCTCTTTGCCTCGCTCGCTTGTTACACCAATTCGTTTCCCCTTTCGATCTCTCTCCACCACTCTTCGCCGAAGTGATATCCTCTCCGACCTTGAAGAGAAGCTCCACCCTCGAGAGTTAgttgaaagaaaaaagaagttgatggaagagaaataTGCTGATAAATTGAGAAAGGCTGCTGAAAA GGAAGGCGTCCAGGATATCGAAGAGCTCAAAAAGAAGGTACTTCAACCCAAGCTTGATGCTGCCAAGGAAGCTGCTAGACTTgcagaagaaaaaatcAAGGCTGAGAAGCAACTCAAGGAGGATccggtggagaagaaggtcgtAGCTgagcgaaagaagaagttggagaagaaggaggtttCGCAGGCCGAGGGTGACAAGTCAGGTATCAAG CCCCTGTCATCCATTATCAATCTCCCTCTTATTCACCTTACCCCACACGACACTAACGCCATCTCCCAAATCTGGAATGCCTATCACACTTCCCACCCTACCCTCTCCAACTCATTCCTCTCTGCGTCCCTCCCTGCATCCACATACGCTTCCATGCTCGCTCTCGCCAAACAAAACCCTTTCTTCGTTATTCCCCTTCCTCGATTATCAGAAGCTCCCGTCGAAGCTGCCAATCACCCTGAGATGAAGACTGACGAGTACGAAATGTTCTACCTTCAGTGGCTCTTCCACCCCACCCCTaccgcctcttctcctccttcctccgaGCCTAATCCCGAACCCTTACCTTTAACCACCTCCGCTATCTTCACACCTCTAGAAGAATTTAAAAAGTCTGGCGAATGGGCCCAACCTTACCTCGTCTTGACCCATTACCCCGACCTCGCCCAGACCCACTCTCTCGTCCTTATGCGAGGCGAAATCTCCCCTGCATCCGCTTCTGGCCCTCCTGGGAGTCTCGCGAACCCAGGTTTCTTGCTGTCCCAGCAACAAGCTCAGTTGTTGGCTTTGGCCTTGCAGAGGTTCTATTGCACTGATATTCCTGTACCAGGGGAGTCGGTCAAGcagaaggatgaaagacTGAAGAGGCAAGACGCATTGAGAGGGTTTAGGGAAAGGCCTGAAGAATGGAACTGGACGGGTTTGGTGGAAATGGCTTATGGGGGTTTGGTATAA